Below is a window of Camelina sativa cultivar DH55 chromosome 11, Cs, whole genome shotgun sequence DNA.
tggATTGATTGaatacttctaagtttttaatagcaatttcttcttcaaatcttttaatctataatctcttattatgatttcacaaagatcaaactctttcatttgtgtgatcatgatgatgagtgagtagatcattagaactttgggctaggtagattagggagataaatgattgatctttgatgtctagagctttatttgtgtgtttcctatctttcttagtgttaataatgctagatagctttgatcaagcttaaatctagatattaggatttccatgcccataagGGTTTGATGAAATTTCTGAACCAgactattcaagagctttgcattcctagccaatggaaattgatgattagggtgcttagtggtatttaaacttgtttataatgcatgcttaccttgtgattgcctttggaaattgttgattatcacttaaTTAGCATAGGATTTTTACCATGGAAATGGactgatttgcataagtgttcttagccatatgattgttcttgattgttgcttagacatctaggattggttagctatctccctagtcaattaccttgcccaagctTCACCTGTTTAATCTTTATTTAAAGTTTGTTCTTAGTTGtgtccttgtttgttttgagtttttattgctTTGAGTTTGCTTTGTCCTCTTTCTTTAATCCATTTTGTTAGTTAAGACTGTTAAAATAAACCAATtcctgtttaagtttagattaagcatctttgtgcattcttagtgagttgattaatgcaaattatggattgataatttaattgaagtaaaagtactacatcaatttggcgtcgttgcccatttgcaTTCAATTTGACCATTAGGATTTTAACTTTGCTTGAGCCTATTCATTTACTTTACATTGTTATTTGCTTGGTTTGCTTTGgtgttttgaattctcttttgcaGGGTGTATGAACTTGAGAAGTCAAGGCCAAACATACTTGATTGAGCGGGTTGACGACATCTACCATTTTGAGCAAGAGAATCGCCGGTTAACAAGACAAGCTATGGACAATaaccctcctcctcctgctgGTCATAATGGAAATGACCAGCCCAAGGCTTGCCCGGTTCACTTTAGTCCAGACTTGTTTTATCCTTAACCTgggtttgttttgggttgacccgggtccttttctgtttttctataaatactctaaccctattaaggggagacttatctttgttttatctcttgtttagtagcttttagggttcttaaacttgtttactcttggtttgtggattgattgagtacttctaagttttaaataacaatttcttcttcaaatcttttaatctataatctcttattatgatttcacaaagattaaACTCTTTCCTTTaatgtgatcatgatgatgagtgactAGATAATTAGAACTTTGTATGACAACCcatcccgcggaccccactagcctcccgctagctgccccaacggaccgtccgtggaccctgctagccccccgctagctgccccaacggaccgtccgtggaccctgctagccccccgctagccgccccaacggaccgtccgtggaccctgctagccccccgctagccgccccaacggaccccaagctggccctgcagggcatcgatcctaacccatcactatGGATAttccaatccaccagtaggttattggtgcgccaagcgttcctcgaaccctggtccccaccctttaacaaccttcccacaggacaagctgtcaccaattgaccagctagcggggggctagtggggtccgcaggacgggttgtcacactttgggctaggtagattagggagatagatgattgatctttgatgtctaggggtttatttatgtgtttcctatcttgcttagtgttaataatgctagatagccttgatcaagcttaaatctagatattaggatttccattcccataaggtgtttgatgaaattcctgaaccaaactattcaagagctttgcattcctagccaatggaaattgatgattaaggtgcttagtggtatttagacttgtttataatgcatgcttaccttgtgattgcctttggaaattgttgattatcacttaaTTAGCATAGGCTCTTTATCATGGAAATGGactgatttgcataagtgttcttagccataggattgttcttgatttttgcttaggattggttagctatctcccaagtcaattacctggTACAAGGTTCAcctgtttaatcttgatttaaagtttgttcttagttgtgtccttgtttgttttgagtctttattgCTTTTAGTTtgctttgttctctttctttaatCCATTTTGTTAGTTAAGACTGTTACAATAAACCAGTtcctgtttaagtttagattaagcatctttgtgcattcttagtgagttgattaatgcaaattgtggatcgataatttaattgaagtaaaagtactacatcaatttggcgtcgttgcccatttgcattcaatttgaccattaggatttcaactttgcttgagcctattcatttactttacattgttatttgcttggtttgctttggtgttttgaattctcttttgcaGGGTGTATGAACTTGAGAAGTCAAGGCCAAACATACTTGATTGAGCGGGTTGACGACATCTACCATTTTGAGCAAGAGAATCGCCGGTTAACAAGACAAGCTATGGACAATaaccctcctcctcctgctgGTCATAATGGAAATGACCAGCCCAATGATGATAGAGTTCCACACCATGTACCAAGAAAAGCTCCTCTCATTGANtctcccaagtcaattacctggTACAAGGTTCAcctgtttaatcttgatttaaagtttgttcttagttgtgtccttgtttgttttgagtctttattgCTTTTAGTTtgctttgttctctttctttaatCCATTTTGTTAGTTAAGACTGTTACAATAAACCAGTtcctgtttaagtttagattaagcatctttgtgcattcttagtgagttgattaatgcaaattgtggatcgataatttaattgaagtaaaagtactacatcaatttggcgtcgttgcccatttgcattcaatttgaccattaggatttcaactttgcttgagcctattcatttactttacattgttatttgcttggtttgctttggtgttttgaattctcttttgcaGGGTGTATGAACTTGAGAAGTCAAGGCCAAACATACTTGATTGAGCGGGTTGACGACATCTACCATTTTGAGCAAGAGAATCGCCGGTTAACAAGACAAGCTATGGACAATaaccctcctcctcctgctgGTCATAATGGAAATGACCAGCCCAATGATGATAGAGTTCCACACCATGTACCAAGAAAAGCTCCTCTCATTGAAGCTTATGATGCACCAAATGTCAATGGACACCGCACTGGTATTAGAGCTCCACCAGTTGAGAACAATCACTTTGAGATCAAAGCCAGTCTTATCAACATGGTGCAGGGATCAAAATTTCATGGTTTGGCAATGGAAGACCCCCTTGATCACTTGGATCAATTTGATAGGTTTTGTGGGACTGTTAAGATCAATGGTATTTCTGAAGATGCCTTCAAGCtacgcctcttcccattctctcttGGTGATAAAGCTCACATTTGGGAGAAGAATCTACCTCACAACACCATTACCTCTTGGGATCAATGTAAGAAGGCTTTCCTCTCCAAATTCTTCTCTACTATAAGAACAACAAGGTTAAGAAATGAGATATCAAGCTTTTCTCAAAAGGGgaatgagagtttttgtgaagcatgggaaagaTTCAAGGGGTACATCTCTCAATGTCCACATCATGGTTTCTCCAAAGATTCACATTTGAGCACACTCTATAGAGGAGTCTTGCCTAAGTAcagaatgcttcttgacatAACAAGCAATGGAAACTTCTTGGGCCAAAATGCTGAACAAGGAATGTTgttggttgagaatcttgctcaaagtgATGGCAACTATGGAgaggattatgatagaactCCAAGAGACTATATTGATATGAATGAGCAGCACCGCAAGGAGATCAAAGCTTTGAATGACAAGATGGATAAGATGCTTAGTGCCAATCAAAATCTAGTTCACTTTGTCAATGATTGTGAACTTTATCAAGAGGGTATGGAAGCTTGTGTTGAAGGTCAGAAAGAAGTCAACTATGTAGGTGGGCAAGGTtataacaagttcaatcctAATTACCGCAACCACCCAAACCTCTCTTACCGCAACACCAATGTGGTGAACCCACAAGATCAGACTTATCCACCATAAAAACCTCCTGGTTTTCCTTCACAACCAAACTATCAACCTAAACCTCAAGGGAAATATCAAGCTAAGCCTCAAACCTATTCCCAAACTCAGCAACAAATGAATGCACCACACCCTCAAGGTCAAGGAGATGACACAAATGCTCTACTTAGACAAATCCTATAAGGGCAATGGAGAAGTGCCATTGAACTTGCCACACAAATGAAGAACATGCACAACAAAGTTGAGAATTTTTATGGTGAATTAAATGCTAAGATTGAGAGGTTGCAAACACAAGTCCAgggacaagcttcttcctcttcaccaagACAAATGGGTTCATTACCAGGAAAACCAGAACCAAACCCCAAGGAGTACATCAATGCCATAATGCTGAGAAGTGGTAAGAAACTACCTACTAATGAGCTCAATAGGGACATTGAGCCTAAAGGAGGGGAGGTAGTGGTTgagattgaagatgaagatgagttgGTAGTGGAAGACTTGGGTAAAGACAAAGAAGCTGATGAAGTTGTGGTTGACAAAGACAAGAGTAAACTGGTTGAGGAACCAAAGCAAGACAACACCATTGATGAAGTTTTCATGAAGAGTAAAGAGATTGCCAAGGAGACTCTATTTGTGCCTCCACCTTATTAGCCAAGGCTGCCATTTCTTTGTAGGTTTAAGAAGCAACAAGTGGACAAGTATAGAGCTATGTTCAATGCTCAAATGAAAGATGTTGCCATCACAATGCCAATCATTGATGCATTTTTGCTTAACCCATCATACAATAAGTTCCTCAAAGATGCAGttatggaaaagaagaaagctctTCAAGGAATGGTGATTTTAACCCATGAATGTAGTGCTATCATTCAAAACAAGGTAGTagcaaagaagcttgaagattCTGGTAGCTTCACTCTCCCTTGCACATTGGGACCTTTATCTTTTAGCCACTGTTTATGTGACCTTGGGTCTTGTGTGAGCTTGATGCCTCTCTCAGTTGCCAAAAGACTGGGTTTCACTCACTACAAGAAGTGTATGATCACTCTTGTTCTTGCAGATAGGTCAGTTAGAACACCAGTAGGAGTGCTTGAAGACTTACCAGTGATGATTGGCCATTTTGAGATCCCAACCGATTTTGTTGTGcttgaaatggatgaagaaccaaaggaTCCACTCATCTTGGGGAGACCATTTTTAAGAACTGCAGGAACAATGATTGATGTGAAGAGTGGGAAAATTCAATTGAATTTGGGAAAGGAAGCCTTGACTTTTGACATTAACAAAGTGATGAGGAAGCCTACAATTGATGGTCAAGTTTTCTACATTGAGAGAATGGATGCTTTAGCTGATGAGACTTTGGAGGAATTAGCAATAGAAGATGAGCTCCAAAGCACTTTGACAGTTAAACAAGGAGAGTTTGGTTTACTAAAGGAAGATAGTGAAGGGTATGAAAAGATTATTGACTCTCACAAGCCGTTTAGTGAGGATGGAAGCTTCCTTTAGTTAAAAGGGCAAGTGGTGTGTTCAGCTGAAGTAGACTCAAATGAAGATTGGAGTGAGCTTAAAGCACCCAAGATTGAACTTAAACCACTCCCTAAGGGGCTAAGGTATGCTTTTCTAGGTAAaaactctacttatcctgtcattATCAATGAAGAACTTAGTGAACAAGAAACTGTTACTCTTCTAGGTGAATTAAAAAAGTATAGGAGAGCTATTGGTTATTCACTTGATGATATTAAAGGAATTTCTGAAactctttgcatgcatagaattcatttagatgatgaatcaatgacttccATTGAACCACAAAGGAGGTTAAACCCTAACTTAAGAGATGTGGTGAGGAAAGAGATTCTTAAGCTCTTTGATGCTGGTATCATATATCCTATATCAGATAGTACATGGGTTTCACCTGTACATGTGGTGCCAAAGAAAGAAGGAGTCACAATTGTTAAGAATGATAAAGATGAGTTGATTCCAACTAGAACTATAATTGGACATCgcatgtgcattgattataggagACTTAATGCTGCAACTAGAAAATATCACTTTCCTTTaccatttattgatcaaatgttagagAGGCTTGCTAGTCACACTCATTATTGCTTCATTGATGGTTATTCTGGTTTCTTTCAAATCCCCATAAATCccaatgatcaggaaaagacaacttTCACATGTCCCTATGGTACTTTTGCTTATAGAAGaatgccatttggattatgtaatgctccagctactttccaaagatgcatgatgtcaattTTTTCTGACTTAATTGAGGATGTtgtggaggttttcatggatgacttctctgtctatggagattttttttctggttgTCTTTCTAATTTATGCAGGGTTTTAAAGAGatgtaagaaaacaaatttggttttaaattgggagaagtgtcacttcatggtgAAAGAAGGAATTGTGTTGGGGCATAAGATTTCAGAACAAGGCATTGAAGTTGATAGAGCTAAGATTGATGTGATGACCAATCTAGCACCACCAAATTCAGTCAAGGGGATAATAAGCTTTTTGGGCCATGCTGGATTCTATAGAAGGTTCATTAAAAACTTATCAAAGATTGCTAGACCTCTTACAAGATTGTTGTGTAAAgaagttgagtttgagtttgatgaAGAGTGTCTTCAAGCTTTCAAGAAGATAAAGGAAAAGTTGGTTAGTGCTCCAATAGTTCAAGCTCCAGATTGGAATTTGCCATTtgaaatcatgtgtgatgctagtgactatgcagttggagcagtgcTTGgttagagaaaagataagaagcttCATGTGATATACTATGCAAGCAGAACCTTGGATGAAGCACAAGTCAAGTATGCtacaacagagaaagagctcCTAGCTATTGTCTTTGCATTTGAAAAGTTCAGGTCATACTTGGTGGGTTCAAAGGTCattgttcatactgatcatgcaACATTGAGATAtcttttagcaaagaaagatgCTAAACCAAGACTCTTGAGATGGATATTGCTTCTTTAAGAGTTTGATTTGGAGATTAAAGATAAGAAAGGTATTGAAAATGGAGTAGCAAATCATTTatcaagaatgaggattgacAATGAGATTCCAATCAATGATGCACTTCCTGAAGAGCAACTAATCGCAATACAACTCCTTGATAAGAGTTGTGATACTTGGAAAAAGCTTGGAGAAGTCATGAGGTTGGAAGAGAATGGTCCTTGGTATGCTGATTATGTTAACTACCTTGCTTGTGCTCTTGAACCACCAAATCTTGTTGGCTATGctagaaaaaagttttttaaggaCATCAACAACTACTATTGGGATGCACCATACCTCTATACTCTTTGTAAAGACAAGATTTACGTAAGATGTGTGTTGCTAAAGAAGAGATAGAAGGTTTAGTAGAACTTTGTCATGGAGCAACATATGGTGGtcattttgctacattcaagACAGTCACAAAGATTCTTCACGCTGGtttgtcctcagtgacttcttcttcatagaCATGAATGGCCttagcagtgaactcccttgggttttgaacagcttttctaGGGAGTTGGTTaggcttaggagctgaagtagaagtaaggttgctctccatatacttcactctagagctgagaccttcaaacttcatgttgagatcattatactggGATGTTAACCGCTGGTTCAACTCAACAAACTGCTTTGCCTCTTCCATCTTTCCATTGGCTTGCCCAATcaacatttgttgcatcatagctctcaaatctggttcttggccttggttagtctgaaaccctggtggggggcacaattggggctggaacacttgatgctGCTGCTTGGGTACAtagttgtgttgttgttgaggctgttgaggttgttgagttgggtagacttgatcttgaggattggccacattagtgcttctataggagagattattgttcttgaatcctccttggttgtaacctttgaatcctccttgaTTCTGTATGTAGCACAACTCATCAAACTCTGCATCTCCTtcttgaactggaacctcttcttcaccaatgaaatgAATGGCTTTTTGctggcttaggagaatcttgtcCAACTTCTCATTAACTGCCTTCAAGTCCTGCTTATACTTTTCCTCTTGATCACTGGAGGTGAACCTTactgttctgtcatagtcctcattatagttcccatctgattgagcaagattttcaaccaactcccagccttcttccacattcttgttgaggaaatttccattggaggctgtatcaagaagcattcttatcttagGTAggactcctctatacaaggtactGAGCAaggactcattgctgaaaccatggtgaggacattgagtttggaaacctttgaatctctcccatgcctcacaaaaggtttcattattcctttgagcaaaaccagaaatctcattcctcaacctagcagttcttgcattggagaagaacttggctagaaaagctttcttgcaagcatcccatgtggttattgctccagtaggaagagtcttctcccagagatgagctttgtctccaagggaaaatgggaatagccttaacttgaagccatcttcactcacaCCATTGATTTTAGTGAGTCCACAaatcctgtcaaactcatcaaggtggtctaggggatcctccattggcaacccatggaatttgttggcttgaatcatagagatcaatccactcttgatctcataattattattagcaaaagcaggaggcacaataccacctctttggttatgtgtgtttggtgcatccccagcaccaatgtgtctaGCTCTTTGATCATGGttatcttgttgctccatgattaCTTGATCCTCTTGTTCTTGCAATACTCTTCTTCTATGATGTCTTAAACCTCTAGGTAGCCTGTTGATGTTGTCAAGAAGCCTTTGGAGATTGTGATTACCCTGAGACCTTGTTTGCATTAACAAACTCGATCGCCCCCTCGGacaggtactcggtcgagcacatgctcgagttgatggtcgagtcgactgggaagtgagGTCTATTTGTATCCGGGACTTGGCTCGATCAAGTACTCGATtactcactcggtcgagtgatgGTTGAGTTGAAGGTCGAGTGGTGCCTGAAACGCAACACAGACAAGCAAATGAAGAATTCGAGATTAGTAATGAACAAAGTAGATACAGAACTCAATCTTGGACTTAtgtggatcctaaatgtcacaaacaaacactcaaaagtggcaacggcgccaaattgagaCTCTAGCTTtcttgtggtggtgatgattgGTGAATGATATGAGATATGAACGAATGGGTAGAAAGCAAGGGGTTTCAATTCCCTTTATGATGTTGCAGTATAAAGGGTGTCAATCCAAATCTGAGtgagatgcaagcaatcaggacaTGCACATTTATCTAACTTGAGCCAattataaaggatgtttgtcactaaccacctaatgatgaatgtaaaatgcagaatgtaaaagcttataaaactagatgctaaaagtaaagagaacaggatgatctaaacaacaatgcaatgaaacagaaatagaaactatagtaatgcaagtaataaactaatgcaaggcaagtaatgaacaggaaactaaatgaatgtaaCAGAANNNNNNNNNNNNNNNNNNNNNNNNNNNNNNNNNNNNNNNNNNNNNNNNNNNNNNNNNNNNNNNNNNNNNNNNNNNNNNNNNNNNNNNNNNNNNNNNNNNNNNNNNNNNNNNNNNNNNNNNNNNNNNNNNNNNNNNNNNNNNNNNNNNNNNNNNNNNNNNNNNNNNNNNNNNNNNNNNNNNNNNNNNNNNNNNNNNNNNNNNNNNNNNNNNNNNNNNNNNNNNNNNNNNNNNNNNNNNNNNNNNNNNNNNNNNNNNNNNNNNNNNNNNNNNNNNNNNNNNNNNNNNNNNNNNNNNNNNNNNNNNNNNNNNNNNNNNNNNNNNNNNNNNNNNNNNNNNNNNNNNNNNNNNNNNNNNNNNNNNNNNNNNNNNNNNNNNNNNNNNNNNNNNNNNNNNNNNNNNNNNNNNNNNNNNNNNNNNNNNNNNNNNNNNNNNNNNNNNNNNNNNNNNNNNNNNNNNNNNNNNNNNNNNNNNNNNNNNNNNNNNNNNNNNNNNNNNNNNNNNNNNNNNNNNNNNNNNNNNNNNNNNNNNNNNNNNNNNNNNNNNNNNNNNNNNNNNNNNNNNNNNNNNNNNNNNNNNNNNNNNNNNNNNNNNNNNNNNNNNNNNNNNNNNNNNNNNNNNNNNNNNNNNNNNNNNNNNNNNNNNNNNNNNNNNNNNNNNNNNNNNNNNNNNNNNNNNNNNNNNNNNNNNNNNNNNNNNNNNNNNNNNNNNNNNNNNNNNNNNNNNNNNNNNNNNNNNNNNNNNNNNNNNNNNNNNNNNNNNNNNNNNNNNNNNNNNNNNNNNNNNNNNNNNNNNNNNNNNNNNNNNNNNNNNNNNNNNNNNNNNNNNNNNNNNNNNNNNNNNNNNNNNNNNNNNNNNNNNNNNNNNNNNNNNNNNNNNNNNNNNNNNNNNNNNNNNNNNNNNNNNNNNNNNNNNNNNNNNNNNNNNNNNNNNNNNNNNNNNNNNNNNNNNNNNNNNNNNNNNNNNNNNNNNNNNNNNNNNNNNNNNNNNNNNNNNNNNNNNNNNNNNNNN
It encodes the following:
- the LOC104728298 gene encoding uncharacterized protein LOC104728298 gives rise to the protein MFNAQMKDVAITMPIIDAFLLNPSYNKFLKDAVMEKKKALQGMVILTHECSAIIQNKVVAKKLEDSGSFTLPCTLGPLSFSHCLCDLGSCVSLMPLSVAKRLGFTHYKKCMITLVLADRSVRTPVGVLEDLPVMIGHFEIPTDFVVLEMDEEPKDPLILGRPFLRTAGTMIDVKSGKIQLNLGKEALTFDINKVMRKPTIDGQVFYIERMDALADETLEELAIEDELQSTLTVKQGEFGLLKEDSEGYEKIIDSHKPFSEDGSFL